One Rosa chinensis cultivar Old Blush chromosome 5, RchiOBHm-V2, whole genome shotgun sequence genomic region harbors:
- the LOC121053098 gene encoding uncharacterized protein LOC121053098, whose product MEDELMTVKSTYYDSEGCDFVFEHCWQYLKNTEKFGKTPSMGNTHFSVPNHVNLDDDGTTTTEDELPSSRKARPQGQKAQKLAKKKGNKQDADGLRVQMQKCYEQTKREYQQRQRQFEEGQLIEQRAEDARTMQVDPSIFTPRKRSYWERKQQQIIDKEAETSSIPEQSQDPTPPEGDNTALTTYDPLGETSWM is encoded by the exons ATGGAGGACGAG CTCATGACTGTTAAATCAACGTACTACGACTCGGAAGGTTGCGATTTTGTGTTTGAGCATTGTTGGCAatacttgaaaaatacggaAAAGTTTGGGAAAACACCATCAATGGGAAACACCCACTTTAGTGTTCCTAATCATGTCAACTTGGATGACGATGGAACAACCACTACCGAGGATGAGCTTCCGTCATCAAGAAAGGCACGTCCTCAAGGACAAAAAGCACAGAAGCTAGCTAAGAAAAAAGGCAATAAGCAGGATGCGGATGGCCTACGagttcaaatgcagaaatgttATGAACAAACCAAACGCGAGTACCAACAAAGGCAAAGACAGTTTGAGGAAGGTCAACTAATTGAGCAACGCGCTGAGGATGCTCGCACGATGCAGGTGGATCCATCAATTTTCACCCCAAGAAAGAGGAGTTATTGGGAGAGGaagcaacaacaaataattgatAAGGAGGCAGAAACTTCAAGCATCCCGGAACAATCTCAAGATCCTACACCCCCTGAAGGAGACAACACAGCCTTGACCACTTATGATCCACTTGGCGAGACATCTTGGATGTAA
- the LOC112201426 gene encoding putative pectinesterase 11 → MVRGTFMMNLVFIALYAFMAISNSQAEGTNTSTSAILITVDQSGKGDYKKIQEAIDSVASNNAELVFIRVKPGVYEEKVMVPADKPFITISGTKAADTVITWNDSGDIFESPTFSVLASDFIGRYLTIQNTYGAGVKAVALRVSGDRAAFYGCRILSHQDTLLDDTGRHYYNNCYIEGDVDFICGNAASFFEKCHLHSLSVGTGAITAQRRMSPAEDTGFMFFGCKITGVKTAVLGRPWGTYSRVVFVFTYMTSAILPQGWDDWGNSADQLRTVYYGQYKCSGRGATTSKRVEWARDLTSEEVEPFLTKDMIDANAWLRSAPTSFKKKALSANDTKN, encoded by the exons ATGGTTCGTGGTACTTTTATGATGAACTTGGTATTCATAGCTTTGTATGCTTTCATGGCTATTTCAAATTCTCAAGCGGAAGGAACAAACACGAGTACTTCAGCGATTCTCATAACAGTTGACCAATCGGGCAAAGGTGATTACAAGAAAATACAAGAAGCCATTGATTCAGTGGCGTCCAACAACGCAGAGCTCGTGTTTATTAGGGTTAAGCCCGGAGTATATGAAGAAAAAGTTATGGTTCCGGCGGACAAGCCGTTTATAACAATAAGTGGCACAAAGGCAGCTGACACGGTTATAACATGGAACGATAGTGGGGACATATTCGAGTCTCCAACTTTCTCTGTCCTGGCCTCTGATTTCATAGGGCGTTACCTCACAATTCag AATACATATGGAGCTGGTGTGAAAGCGGTGGCATTACGGGTGTCTGGAGATAGAGCAGCATTCTATGGGTGCAGAATTTTGTCTCATCAAGACACCCTCCTAGATGATACTGGGAGGCACTACTACAACAACTGTTACATTGAAGGAGATGTAGACTTCATATGTGGAAatgctgcttctttctttgAGAAGTGCCATTTGCATTCTCTTTCGGTAGGAACCGGGGCCATAACGGCCCAAAGGAGAATGTCCCCGGCTGAGGACACCGGGTTCATGTTCTTCGGGTGCAAGATCACCGGTGTCAAAACAGCAGTGTTGGGAAGGCCTTGGGGTACATATTCAAGAGTGGTCTTTGTCTTCACTTACATGACTAGCGCCATACTGCCACAAGGTTGGGACGATTGGGGAAACTCAGCCGACCAATTAAG AACCGTATACTATGGGCAGTATAAATGTTCTGGACGGGGAGCAACTACATCGAAACGAGTAGAATGGGCACGCGACCTTACGAGCGAAGAAGTCGAACCCTTCTTGACTAAGGACATGATTGATGCCAATGCTTGGTTAAGGTCAGCACCAACCAGTTTCAAGAAGAAAGCACTCAGTGCCAATGACACCAAAAATTAA